One part of the Malus sylvestris chromosome 2, drMalSylv7.2, whole genome shotgun sequence genome encodes these proteins:
- the LOC126597549 gene encoding RNA polymerase sigma factor sigD, chloroplastic has protein sequence MTSTDSKNLAPDGLLYPLSLSVGLTWQNTQISLQKEKSIAHTSLLVLSVICMAITSSICSSPNQPPTLPTLPLKTHHPLQLHFPPLSSSSTSKFGASLVSNDALVVAAAAEALALARAAVEAARDAAAARDEIVKAWSCRESGNGSGGLVMRRKRRRKRRKGLEGLDEERERGVGDGKLSFGLVRCGHLGSKEEAECCLSLKEGARLESRRLRVVEAEEQEPTSNQLAKAMGMKTRSIDKVLCKKRESKERIIRSYRGLIVSVASSYQGKGLSFQDLIQEGSIGLLRGAEKFDHERGCKLSTYVYWWIRQAIIRALEKKSRIIRLPVNMCGVMAKITKAKNSFNQRIQRLPTYDEIAQEVNVHAATVKLVCERSRPPISLDRVVTVRGCMSLQEIMQGPEEMMPEKMLTKQLMKQEVEKLLKTLSDREAYVLRLHFGLHGETPKSFEDIGRLLKLSRERVRQINGIALSKLKQTSTFDNLKLYIV, from the exons ATGACATCCACAGATAGCAAAAATTTAGCACCGGACGGACTCCTCTATCCTCTCTCTCTGTCCGTTGGACTCACATGGCAAAACACACAAATATCTCTCcagaaagaaaaatcaattgCTCACACTTCACTCCTTGTACTCTCTGTAATCTGTATGGCCATCACCAGCAGCATATGTTCATCACCAAACCAACCTCCAACTCTCCCAACACTTCCACTCAAAACCCACCACCCTCTCCAACTGCACTTCCCTccactctcttcctcttccaccTCCAAATTTGGCGCCAGTTTGGTCTCCAATGACGCATTGGTAGTTGCAGCTGCGGCCGAGGCGCTGGCGCTGGCCCGGGCTGCTGTAGAGGCGGCCAGAGATGCTGCAGCGGCGAGGGATGAGATTGTGAAGGCTTGGAGTTGTAGGGAGAGTGGGAATGGGAGTGGTGGGTTGGtgatgaggaggaagaggaggaggaaaaggagaaaagggTTGGAGGGTTTGGAtgaggagagggagaggggcGTTGGAGATGGAAAGTTGTCGTTTGGGTTAGTGAGATGTGGGCATCTGGGCTCAAAAGAAGAAGCAGAATGCTGTCTAAGTCTCAAG GAGGGAGCAAGACTAGAATCACGAAGATTAAGAGTCGTAGAAGCTGAAGAGCAGGAGCCGACCTCAAATCAGTTAGCCAAGGCAATGGGAATGAAGACGAGAAGTATAGATAAGGTGCTTTGTAAGAAAAGAGAGTCAAAAGAAAGAATCATCAGGAGCTACCGGGGACTCATTGTCTCTGTTGCCAGCAGTTATCAAGGCAAAGGGTTAAGCTTTCAAGACCTCATTCAG GAAGGGAGCATTGGGCTACTTCGAGGGGCAGAGAAGTTTGATCATGAGCGAGGATGTAAGTTATCAACTTACGTCTACTGGTGGATCAGGCAAGCTATTATCAGAGCCCTAGAGAAGAAGTCTAGAATAATCAGATTACCA GTTAACATGTGCGGTGTGATGGCAAAAATCACAAAAGCTAAAAATTCCTTCAACCAAAGAATACAGCGACTGCCTACATATGACGAAATCGCTCAAGAGGTCAATGTGCATGCTGCAACAGTAAAGCTTGTTTGCGAGAGGAGCAGACCGCCAATTTCATTGGATCGAGTGGTAACTGTTCGGGGTTGCATGTCACTGCAG GAGATCATGCAAGGGCCAGAGGAGATGATGCCAGAAAAGATGCTTACAAAACAGCTAATGAAGCAAGAGGTCGAGAAGCTTCTCAAGACTCTGAGCGATAGAGAAGCATATGTGTTGAGATTACACTTTGGGCTACACGGAGAGACCCCAAAGTCCTTTGAGGACATAGGAAGACTGTTAAAGCTTTCGAGGGAGAGGGTTCGACAGATTAATGGAATTGCGTTATCAAAGTTAAAGCAGACTAGTACATTCGACAATCTAAAATTGTATATTGTATAG
- the LOC126597617 gene encoding phenylacetaldehyde reductase-like isoform X2, whose protein sequence is MAGEAVAGAWVYGQSLSSRPTSVITHHSYFTSSIDDKKKTEHLLALDGAKERLQLFKADLLEDGSFDSLVEGSEGVFHTASPFYHNVSDPQAELIDPALKGTLNVLRSCAKFPSIKRVVITSSMAAVAFNGKPLAPDVVVDESWFSDVAVCEKSKLWYMISKTLAEEAAWKFAKENGIDIVTINPGLVIGPLLQPTLNTSVEPVLKLVNGAERFPNTTYRWVDVRDVATAHILAFENASASGRYCLVGRVIHCSDTVNILRDLFPALKLPEECADDKPFTPTYQVSKERAQSLGVKFTPLEVTLKDTVESLKEKNFF, encoded by the exons ATGGCTGGTGAAGCTGTTGCTGGAGCGTGGGTATACGGTCAAAGCCTCAGTTCGCGACCCACGTCAGTCATCACTCACCACTCTTACTTCACTTCTTCAATTG ATGATAAGAAGAAAACAGAACACTTGCTTGCGCTAGATGGAGCTAAGGAGAGGCTTCAACTATTCAAAGCAGATCTACTGGAAGATGGCTCTTTTGATTCCCTAGTTGAGGGTAGTGAAGGTGTTTTTCATACAGCTTCTCCGTTTTATCACAATGTCAGCGACCCACAG GCAGAACTTATTGACCCTGCTTTGAAGGGAACTCTTAATGTCCTTAGATCATGCGCCAAGTTTCCATCTATCAAAAGGGTGGTAATAACGTCCTCCATGGCAGCAGTTGCATTTAATGGGAAACCTCTTGCTCCTGATGTAGTAGTTGATGAATCTTGGTTTTCAGATGTAGCTGTTTGTGAAAAATCAAAG CTTTGGTATATGATTTCAAAAACGTTGGCTGAGGAAGCTGCTTGGAAGTTTGCAAAAGAGAATGGAATTGACATCGTTACAATAAATCCAGGATTGGTGATTGGTCCTCTCTTACAGCCAACTCTGAACACAAGCGTGGAACCTGTTCTGAAACTCGTCAATG gAGCTGAAAGATTTCCAAATACAACTTATAGATGGGTTGATGTTAGAGATGTTGCTACTGCTCATATTCTCGCCTTTGAGAATGCTTCAGCAAGTGGGAGATATTGTCTAGTTGGAAGAGTAATACACTGTTCTGACACCGTGAATATTCTGCGGGATCTCTTCCCTGCTCTCAAGCTTCCAGAGGA ATGTGCAGATGACAAACCATTCACACCAACTTACCAGGTATCCAAGGAAAGAGCCCAAAGTTTGGGAGTTAAGTTTACTCCTCTAGAGGTGACTTTGAAGGACACCGTGGAAAGTTTGAAGGAGAAGAACTTCTTCTGA
- the LOC126603644 gene encoding receptor-like protein EIX1, with product MLHPLLLLLFFLINHFSCGGNARLIGCLESEREALIDFKKGLEDPENRLSSWKGSNCCEWRGIHCHNTTGAVLTVDLHNPHPQGSPSRYGFRFWNLSGEISPSLKMLESLKHLDLSFNTFNGIPIPEFFGSLKNLQYLNLSYAGFSGRILPNLGNLSSLQFLDVSSNFISVDNLEWVTGIVSMEYLNMNGADLSMVGPDWIPKLNKLLFLTELHMSSCGLSGFIPSLTVVNFTSLSVVELDCNSFKSEIPNWLVNISSLETLSMSSCGLHGRIPLGFGELSRLKSIDLSLNENLTASCSQLFRAGWEKIEVISLASNKLHGKLPASFGNMTALTYFDLFHNNVEGGIPSSIGELCNLKFFRLSGNNLTGTLPEVLRMGICKSSSPLPSLQLLDLSVNRLVGKLPEWLGQLENLVELSLSGNSLYGPIPSTLGSLTNISALDLGYNKLNGTLPDSLGKLSELSVLDVSSNHLTGVVTETHFSQLSKLKILHLSSNSLTLNVSSNWIPPFLVRNLDLGSCHLGPSFPAWLRSQKEVEYLDFSNASISGSIPNWFWEISSNLSLLNISINQLGGQVPNPFNAALYADVDLSYNLFEGPIPFPIVDVALLDLSNNVFSGHIPKAIGETIPNMIFLSLSGNQLTGEIPASIGEILPLEVIDFSNNSLNGSIPPTIANCSFLRALDLRKNNLSGNIPSSLGQLSLLQTMHLSDNKLSGRLPQALQNLSSLETLDIGNNMLTESIPPWIGKGFEYLRILRLRSNAFFGELPIMLSNLSSLHVLDLAENQLNGSIPASFGDFKAMAQVENTNRHLFYGKYRGVYYEESLVVNLKGSLQIHTKILFLVISIDVSGNQLSGDIPEEITNLAGLIALDLSRNHISGHIPEGISKLKQLESLDLSSNKLTGPIPRSLSLLSFLGYLNLSNNDFTGRIPYTGQLTTFDAPSFAGNPGLCGAPFLVSCPDDDPDKGKTPKDDGDGNDFIDKWFCLSVGLGFASGVLVPFFILAIRKSWSVAYFRLVDQVLERISECHA from the coding sequence ATGCTTCATCCACTCTTGCTGCTTCTCTTCTTTTTGATAAACCATTTTTCTTGTGGTGGTAATGCTCGGTTGATAGGTTGCCTAGAAAGCGAGAGAGAGGCTCTCATTGACTTCAAAAAGGGTCTTGAAGATCCTGAAAACCGGCTTTCATCATGGAAAGGAAGCAACTGCTGCGAATGGCGGGGGATACACTGTCATAATACAACTGGAGCTGTTCTAACAGTTGATCTCCATAACCCGCATCCGCAGGGTTCTCCAAGCAGGTACGGATTCCGATTCTGGAACCTTAGTGGTGAAATTAGTCCGTCGCTGAAAATGCTCGAGTCCTTGAAGCATTTAGACTTGAGCTTCAATACATTTAATGGAATTCCAATACCTGAATTTTTCGGATCCCTGAAGAATTTGCAGTATCTAAACCTGTCATATGCTGGGTTTAGTGGTAGAATTCTCCCAAATTTAGGGAACCTCTCTAGCTTGCAGTTTCTTGATGTGTCCTCTAATTTTATATCTGTTGATAACCTTGAATGGGTGACTGGTATAGTATCTATGGAGTATCTCAATATGAATGGAGCTGATCTTTCAATGGTAGGACCGGACTGGATTCCAAAGCTTAATAAACTCTTGTTCTTAACTGAATTGCATATGTCGAGTTGTGGCTTATCCGGTTTTATTCCCTCTCTCACTGTAGTCAATTTCACTTCACTTTCTGTAGTTGAACTTGATTGTAACAGCTTCAAGTCAGAGATACCTAATTGGCTTGTCAATATCAGTAGTCTTGAAACTCTCAGTATGAGCAGCTGTGGCTTGCATGGAAGGATTCCGCTTGGTTTCGGGGAACTTTCGAGATTAAAGTCTATTGATCTTTCTCTGAATGAAAATCTAACGGCAAGTTGCTCTCAGCTTTTCAGAGCAGGATGGGAAAAGATAGAAGTTATTAGTCTAGCTTCCAATAAATTACATGGTAAACTTCCTGCTTCCTTTGGCAACATGACAGCTCTCACTTATTTTGATCTTTTTCACAACAATGTGGAGGGTGGGATTCCAAGCTCTATAGGTGAACTTTGCAACCTCAAGTTTTTCCGCTTATCAGGCAATAACCTAACAGGAACTTTACCTGAAGTTCTGCGAATGGGCATCTGCAAAAGTAGCAGTCCACTACCTAGCCTGCAGCTCCTGGATTTGTCTGTCAATCGATTGGTGGGTAAATTGCCAGAATGGTTGGGTCAGCTTGAGAATCTCGTCGAGCTAAGTCTGTCCGGGAACTCCCTCTATGGTCCCATCCCTTCTACATTGGGATCATTAACGAATATTTCTGCGCTAGATCTTGGATATAATAAACTAAATGGGACTCTCCCAGATAGTTTAGggaaactttctgagttgtctGTGTTGGATGTTTCTTCCAATCATTTGACAGGTGTTGTAACCGAAACACATTTTTCGCAGCTTAGTAAGTTGAAAATCTTGCATTTGTCTTCCAACTCTTTAACATTAAACGTCAGTTCAAATTGGATCCCCCCTTTTCTAGTCCGGAATCTTGATCTAGGGTCATGCCATTTGGGTCCTTCGTTTCCTGCTTGGTTAAGATCCCAAAAGGAGGTCGAGTATCTAGATTTCTCAAATGCCAGCATTTCAGGTTCCATTCCTAACTGGTTTTGGGAAATCTCATCGAACCTCTCACTGTTAAATATCTCAATCAATCAGCTGGGAGGGCAGGTCCCAAATCCTTTTAATGCTGCTCTCTATGCAGATGTTGATTTGAGCTACAACCTCTTTGAAGGACCGATTCCTTTTCCGATTGTTGATGTCGCGTTACTAGATTTATCCAACAATGTATTTTCAGGTCATATCCCAAAGGCCATAGGGGAAACCATACCAAACATgatcttcctctctctttcggGAAACCAACTAACAGGTGAAATCCCTGCTTCTATAGGCGAAATTTTGCCTCTTGAAGTTATCGATTTTTCAAATAACAGCTTAAATGGAAGCATTCCTCCTACCATAGCAAACTGTTCTTTTTTAAGGGCTCTAGACCTTCGCAAGAACAATCTATCTGGAAACATTCCAAGCTCATTAGGTCAGCTAAGTCTGCTTCAAACAATGCACTTAAGCGACAACAAACTCTCTGGACGGCTCCCACAAGCTTTGCAGAATTTGTCAAGTTTGGAGACACTGGATATCGGAAATAACATGCTAACAGAAAGTATTCCACCATGGATCGGGAAAGGTTTTGAGTATCTGAGAATTTTGAGGTTGAGGTCAAATGCATTTTTCGGAGAACTTCCCATCATGCTATCAAATTTAAGTTCATTGCATGTCCTGGACCTTGCAGAAAATCAACTGAATGGAAGCATTCCAGCTAGTTTTGGAGATTTCAAAGCAATGGCGCAAGTGGAAAACACGAACCGTCATCTATTCTATGGGAAGTACAGGGGTGTTTACTATGAAGAAAGCTTGGTTGTGAACTTAAAAGGCTCGCTTCAAATACACACCAAGATTCTCTTCCTCGTAATCAGCATAGACGTCTCTGGAAATCAATTGAGTGGAGATATTCCCGAAGAAATAACTAATTTGGCTGGTTTGATTGCTCTGGATTTATCCAGAAACCACATAAGCGGTCACATTCCTGAAGGCATTTCAAAGTTGAAACAGTTAGAGTCACTTGATCTGTCAAGCAACAAGCTCACAGGTCCAATTCCTCGAAGTTTGTCTTTACTATCATTCCTGGGGTATCTGAATCTGTCAAACAACGACTTCACTGGTAGGATCCCATACACAGGGCAATTAACAACTTTCGATGCGCCATCTTTTGCTGGAAATCCAGGCCTCTGTGGTGCTCCTTTTCTTGTAAGCTGCCCAGATGATGATCCGGATAAGGGAAAGACTCCGAAGGATGATGGTGATGGCAACGATTTCATTGACAAGTGGTTCTGTTTGAGTGTCGGATTGGGATTTGCATCGGGTGTTCTGGTTCCTTTCTTTATTTTAGCTATCAGAAAATCTTGGAGCGTTGCTTATTTTCGGTTGGTAGATCAAGTTTTGGAGAGAATATCAGAATGTCATGCCTGA
- the LOC126597692 gene encoding uncharacterized protein LOC126597692, which translates to MALFTSISTSTLSVSAAIRPIGPSNSSKRFSHSIAASSLSSPQSPESKSTAPNQTAVSSSTETSPNPFNGASSRPPEPAGFNYALANGNPFVRFARSAESSIERTIFDFRFLALFAVGGSLAGSLLCFLNGCVYIMDAYKVYWTSCVKGNHTGHMVLRLVEAIDVYLAGTVMLIFGMGLYGLFISNVPNDVPSIDDRALKGSSLFGMFAMKERPKWMKISSLDELKTKVGHVIVMILLVKMFERSKMVQITTGLDLLSYSVCIFLSSASLYVLHNLHK; encoded by the exons atGGCTCTCTTCACTTCTATCTCCACCTCAACCCTCTCCGTCTCGGCGGCAATCCGTCCCATCGGGCCGTCGAACAGCTCTAAGCGCTTCTCTCATTCCATCGCTGCTTCTTCTCTGAGCTCCCCACAGTCTCCGGAATCAAAATCAACGGCCCCAAATCAAACCGCAGTCTCCTCCTCCACTGAAACTTCACCAAACCCTTTTAATGGTGCGTCGTCAAGACCCCCAGAGCCGGCGGGCTTCAACTACGCCCTTGCCAACGGCAACCCCTTTGTTCGGTTTGCCCGTTCCGCTGAGTCTTCCATTGAAAGG ACAATATTTGACTTCCGGTTTTTGGCACTGTTTGCTGTTGGAGGTTCGTTGGCTGGTTCACTGTTGTGCTTTCTCAAT GGTTGTGTTTATATAATGGATGCGTATAAAGTTTATTGGACTAGTTGTGTCAAAGGGAATCACACTGGACATATGGTTCTCCGACTTGTTGAAGCTATCG ATGTTTACCTTGCTGGGACTGTCATGTTAATATTTGGCATGGGACTTTACGGATTATTTATCAGTAATGTCCCTAATGAtgtgccttccattgatgatcGCGCTCTAAAGGGATCTTCTTTGTTCGGGATGTTTGCTATGAAG GAGAGACCTAAATGGATGAAAATTAGCTCACTCGATGAACTGAAGACGAAAGTGGGGCACGTAATTGTCATGATTCTTCTGGTAAAGATGTTTGAGCGGAGCAAGATGGTGCAGATAACCACCGGTTTGGATCTATTGAGCTATTCTGTCTGTATTTTCCTGTCTTCTGCTTCTCTGTACGTCCTTCATAATCTACACAAGTAA
- the LOC126597617 gene encoding phenylacetaldehyde reductase-like isoform X1, giving the protein MSDTGATKVVSVTGTSGYIASWLVKLLLERGYTVKASVRDPHDKKKTEHLLALDGAKERLQLFKADLLEDGSFDSLVEGSEGVFHTASPFYHNVSDPQAELIDPALKGTLNVLRSCAKFPSIKRVVITSSMAAVAFNGKPLAPDVVVDESWFSDVAVCEKSKLWYMISKTLAEEAAWKFAKENGIDIVTINPGLVIGPLLQPTLNTSVEPVLKLVNGAERFPNTTYRWVDVRDVATAHILAFENASASGRYCLVGRVIHCSDTVNILRDLFPALKLPEECADDKPFTPTYQVSKERAQSLGVKFTPLEVTLKDTVESLKEKNFF; this is encoded by the exons atgagTGACACCGGAGCAACAAAGGTGGTGAGTGTAACCGGAACGTCCGGTTACATAGCATCATGGCTGGTGAAGCTGTTGCTGGAGCGTGGGTATACGGTCAAAGCCTCAGTTCGCGACCCAC ATGATAAGAAGAAAACAGAACACTTGCTTGCGCTAGATGGAGCTAAGGAGAGGCTTCAACTATTCAAAGCAGATCTACTGGAAGATGGCTCTTTTGATTCCCTAGTTGAGGGTAGTGAAGGTGTTTTTCATACAGCTTCTCCGTTTTATCACAATGTCAGCGACCCACAG GCAGAACTTATTGACCCTGCTTTGAAGGGAACTCTTAATGTCCTTAGATCATGCGCCAAGTTTCCATCTATCAAAAGGGTGGTAATAACGTCCTCCATGGCAGCAGTTGCATTTAATGGGAAACCTCTTGCTCCTGATGTAGTAGTTGATGAATCTTGGTTTTCAGATGTAGCTGTTTGTGAAAAATCAAAG CTTTGGTATATGATTTCAAAAACGTTGGCTGAGGAAGCTGCTTGGAAGTTTGCAAAAGAGAATGGAATTGACATCGTTACAATAAATCCAGGATTGGTGATTGGTCCTCTCTTACAGCCAACTCTGAACACAAGCGTGGAACCTGTTCTGAAACTCGTCAATG gAGCTGAAAGATTTCCAAATACAACTTATAGATGGGTTGATGTTAGAGATGTTGCTACTGCTCATATTCTCGCCTTTGAGAATGCTTCAGCAAGTGGGAGATATTGTCTAGTTGGAAGAGTAATACACTGTTCTGACACCGTGAATATTCTGCGGGATCTCTTCCCTGCTCTCAAGCTTCCAGAGGA ATGTGCAGATGACAAACCATTCACACCAACTTACCAGGTATCCAAGGAAAGAGCCCAAAGTTTGGGAGTTAAGTTTACTCCTCTAGAGGTGACTTTGAAGGACACCGTGGAAAGTTTGAAGGAGAAGAACTTCTTCTGA
- the LOC126597630 gene encoding phenylacetaldehyde reductase-like, with protein MSGGSKVVCVTGASGFIASWVVKFLLQRGYTVKATVRDPNDPKKTQHLLSLDGAKERLHLFKADLLEEGSFDAVVDGCEGVFHMASPVLMSVTDPQAELLDPAVKGTLNVLRSCAKFPSIKRVVLTSSIVSIVFTGKPLSADTVVDESWFSDPAFCEKAKLWYALSKTLAEEAAWKFVKENGIDLVAVNPGVAIGPLLQPTLNSSSELLLKLFDGTGKFPNATHRWVDVRDIANAHILAFENPSASGRYSIVGSVAHYSVAVKILRDLFPALNLPEKCADDQPFAPTYQISKERAETLGVVYTPLEVTLKDAVESLKQKNFF; from the exons atgaGCGGAGGAAGTAAAGTGGTTTGTGTAACAGGAGCATCCGGGTTCATAGCATCATGGGTGGTGAAGTTCCTACTGCAAAGGGGTTATACTGTCAAAGCCACTGTACGTGACCCAA ATGATCCAAAGAAAACACAACACTTACTCTCACTAGATGGAGCAAAAGAAAGGCTTCATTTGTTCAAAGCAGATTTATTAGAAGAGGGATCTTTTGACGCTGTCGTTGATGGATGTGAAGGAGTTTTTCATATGGCATCGCCTGTACTAATGTCAGTCACTGACCCACAG GCAGAACTACTTGACCCTGCTGTGAAGGGAACACTGAATGTCCTCAGATCATGCGCGAAATTTCCGTCTATCAAAAGGGTGGTTCTAACATCCTCCATAGTATCAATTGTATTTACTGGAAAGCCTCTTTCTGCTGATACTGTAGTTGATGAATCTTGGTTTTCAGATCCAGCTTTCTGTGAAAAAGCAAAG CTTTGGTATGCACTTTCAAAAACCTTAGCTGAGGAAGCTGCTTGGAAGTTTGTGAAGGAGAATGGAATCGATTTAGTTGCAGTAAATCCAGGGGTGGCGATTGGCCCTCTTTTACAGCCAACTCTGAACTCAAGCTCGGAGCTACTTCTCAAACTCTTTGATG GAACCGGAAAATTTCCAAATGCAACTCACAGATGGGTTGATGTTAGAGATATTGCTAATGCACATATTCTAGCCTTTGAGAATCCTTCAGCTAGTGGGAGGTATTCTATAGTTGGAAGTGTAGCACACTATTCTGTGGCCGTTAAAATTCTGCGTGATCTCTTCCCTGCTCTCAATCTTCCGGAAAA ATGTGCAGATGATCAACCTTTCGCACCAACTTACCAGATATCCAAGGAAAGAGCTGAGACTTTGGGTGTTGTGTATACTCCTCTGGAGGTGACTTTGAAGGACGCCGTTGAAAGTTTGAAGCAGAAGAACTTCTTCTAA